In Streptomyces sp. NBC_01426, one genomic interval encodes:
- a CDS encoding alpha/beta fold hydrolase — translation MSFRKAYEEVLGRWPGPVEGRELPTPYGTTHVNSAGPADAPPLVLLPGGGATSTVWGAVAAGASRTHRVHAVDLVGEPGLSVPAEGRPVRTPDDLAGWLDAVLDGLGAEPVTLAGHSYGAWIAAHHAARHPGRSARLVLLDPTQVFGGLRPGYVLRALPMLLRPTPARIRGFLAWESGGAAALDPTWLRLQDETAGFPTVRPVTGPRPDPAPLRRLPVRVAFAGGARCHDPARMAEAARAALPDARVDVLPGVTHHAMPLTAADAITRLLTEA, via the coding sequence ATGTCTTTTCGGAAGGCCTACGAAGAAGTCCTCGGCCGGTGGCCCGGCCCCGTCGAGGGCCGCGAGCTGCCCACGCCGTACGGAACCACCCACGTCAACAGCGCCGGTCCCGCCGACGCCCCACCGCTCGTGCTGCTGCCCGGCGGCGGGGCCACCTCCACCGTCTGGGGAGCGGTCGCCGCCGGGGCGTCCCGCACCCACCGGGTGCACGCCGTGGACCTGGTCGGGGAGCCCGGACTCAGCGTCCCCGCCGAGGGACGGCCCGTACGGACCCCGGACGACCTGGCCGGATGGCTCGACGCGGTCCTGGACGGGCTGGGCGCCGAGCCCGTCACCCTGGCCGGGCACTCGTACGGCGCCTGGATCGCCGCCCACCACGCCGCCCGCCACCCGGGGCGGTCGGCCCGACTCGTCCTGCTGGACCCGACGCAGGTCTTCGGCGGGCTCCGTCCCGGCTACGTGCTGCGCGCCCTGCCCATGCTGCTGCGGCCCACCCCCGCCCGGATCCGGGGCTTCCTCGCCTGGGAGAGCGGCGGCGCCGCCGCCCTCGACCCGACCTGGCTGCGCCTCCAGGACGAGACGGCCGGCTTCCCCACCGTCCGCCCCGTCACCGGACCCCGCCCCGACCCGGCCCCGCTGCGGCGGCTGCCCGTGCGGGTGGCGTTCGCCGGCGGCGCCCGGTGCCACGACCCCGCCCGGATGGCCGAGGCCGCGCGGGCGGCGCTGCCGGACGCCCGCGTCGACGTGCTCCCCGGGGTCACGCACCACGCGATGCCGCTGACGGCGGCCGACGCGATCACCCGCCTTCTGACGGAGGCCTGA
- a CDS encoding ArsC/Spx/MgsR family protein, with product MEIWINPACSKCRAALTLLDAEGADYTVRRYLEDVPSEAEIHEVLDRLGLEPWDITRTSDPLARESGVRELPREGTDAARGRWIAHLAAHPKLIQRPIITAEDGTAVIARTDEAVREALSRKA from the coding sequence ATGGAGATCTGGATCAATCCCGCCTGTTCCAAGTGCCGTGCCGCGCTGACCCTGCTGGACGCGGAGGGCGCCGACTACACGGTGCGCCGGTACCTGGAGGACGTGCCGTCCGAGGCCGAGATCCACGAGGTGCTGGACCGCCTCGGGCTGGAGCCCTGGGACATCACGCGCACCTCCGACCCACTGGCCCGTGAGAGCGGGGTACGGGAACTGCCGCGCGAGGGGACGGACGCGGCGCGGGGCCGCTGGATCGCCCACCTGGCGGCGCACCCGAAGCTGATCCAGCGCCCGATCATCACCGCCGAGGACGGCACGGCCGTGATCGCGCGCACCGACGAGGCCGTGCGCGAGGCGCTGTCCCGCAAGGCCTGA
- a CDS encoding PP2C family protein-serine/threonine phosphatase, translating to MRRGLEDSGRLHGTPPPRWARLAPAVAVVVLCCAQWLTPGAELGYFLAALPAVAAFSYGPVGTCAFAALVLVLLGVPQLGVAHARGTDLATVAFVGLLSVVISFVRRRRDDQLVSVRTVAEAAQLAVLPPVPDQVGPVHCSGLYRAAQRGTLVGGDLYDVRAGPYGVRAVVADVQGHGLAAVGTVAALLGSFREAVLDDPELGAVAARLDRRLVADAAAASIRHPELFATAVLLEFPPGLDLVRIVSCGHPPVLLLRGFTTSELDVEPGPPLGLGLTVPALPKVAEVPLLPGDRLLAHTDGVTEARDADGGFYPLSSRIPVLAKDSEGLVRAVWRDLEAFTAGGPRDDVALLLLSLPAMEP from the coding sequence GTGAGACGCGGACTCGAGGACTCCGGCCGATTGCACGGGACGCCCCCGCCCCGCTGGGCGCGGCTCGCGCCGGCCGTGGCCGTGGTGGTGCTGTGCTGCGCGCAGTGGCTGACCCCTGGCGCGGAGCTGGGCTACTTCCTCGCGGCCCTGCCCGCGGTGGCCGCGTTCTCGTACGGCCCCGTGGGAACCTGCGCGTTCGCCGCACTGGTCCTCGTGCTGCTCGGCGTCCCCCAGCTCGGCGTGGCCCACGCCCGCGGCACGGACCTGGCCACCGTGGCCTTCGTGGGCCTGCTCAGCGTGGTGATCTCGTTCGTGCGTCGGCGCCGCGACGACCAGCTGGTCAGCGTCCGGACCGTCGCCGAGGCGGCGCAGCTCGCGGTGCTGCCACCGGTACCGGACCAGGTGGGCCCGGTGCACTGCTCCGGTCTCTACCGGGCGGCGCAGCGCGGCACGCTGGTCGGCGGCGACCTGTACGACGTGCGGGCCGGGCCGTACGGCGTTCGGGCGGTGGTGGCCGACGTCCAGGGCCACGGTCTGGCGGCGGTCGGGACGGTGGCCGCGCTGCTCGGCTCCTTCCGGGAGGCGGTCCTGGACGATCCCGAGCTGGGCGCGGTCGCGGCCCGGCTGGACCGGCGGCTGGTCGCCGACGCGGCGGCCGCCTCGATCCGGCATCCGGAGCTGTTCGCGACGGCGGTACTGCTGGAGTTCCCGCCTGGACTGGACCTCGTACGGATCGTGTCGTGCGGGCATCCGCCCGTGCTCCTGCTCCGCGGCTTCACGACCTCGGAACTGGACGTGGAACCGGGGCCCCCGCTGGGCCTGGGCCTCACCGTGCCGGCGCTGCCGAAGGTGGCCGAGGTTCCGCTGCTGCCGGGCGACCGGCTGCTCGCGCACACGGACGGCGTGACCGAGGCCCGCGACGCGGACGGCGGTTTCTACCCGCTCTCCTCCCGGATCCCGGTGCTGGCGAAGGACTCCGAGGGCCTCGTGCGGGCGGTGTGGCGGGACCTGGAGGCCTTCACCGCGGGCGGCCCGCGCGACGACGTGGCGCTCCTGCTCCTGTCCCTGCCGGCCATGGAACCGTGA
- a CDS encoding VIT1/CCC1 transporter family protein, with protein MTESAGARSAEISTRLNWLRAGVLGANDGIISTAGLVVGVAGATTSRTAILTAGVAGLLAGALSMAAGEYVSVSSQRDSERAALAVERRELADEPEEELAELTDMLAARGLSRELAREAAEQLTERDALRAHAQVELGINPDELVNPWHAALASLLSFTVGALLPLLAIVLPQPSGRVPVTVAAVLAALTLCGLVSARLGGAPAARAVLRNVAGGAVAMAVTYAVGTWIGGT; from the coding sequence GTGACCGAATCGGCGGGCGCGCGCAGCGCGGAGATCAGCACCCGGCTCAACTGGCTCCGGGCCGGCGTGCTGGGCGCCAACGACGGGATCATCTCCACGGCGGGCCTGGTGGTGGGCGTCGCCGGGGCGACGACCTCGCGCACGGCGATCCTGACGGCGGGGGTGGCCGGGCTGCTGGCGGGGGCGCTGTCGATGGCGGCGGGGGAATACGTGTCGGTCAGCTCGCAGCGGGACTCGGAACGCGCCGCCCTGGCCGTGGAGCGACGGGAGCTGGCGGACGAGCCCGAGGAGGAGCTCGCCGAGCTGACGGACATGCTGGCGGCGCGCGGCCTGAGCCGGGAACTCGCCCGGGAGGCCGCCGAACAGCTGACGGAACGCGACGCCCTGCGGGCCCACGCCCAGGTGGAACTGGGGATCAACCCGGACGAGCTGGTGAACCCCTGGCACGCGGCCCTCGCGAGCCTGCTCTCCTTCACGGTGGGGGCGCTGCTCCCGCTCCTGGCGATCGTCCTGCCCCAGCCGTCGGGACGGGTGCCGGTGACGGTGGCGGCCGTGCTGGCGGCGCTGACCCTGTGCGGGCTGGTCAGCGCCCGTCTGGGCGGCGCCCCCGCGGCGCGGGCGGTGCTGCGGAACGTGGCGGGCGGCGCGGTCGCGATGGCCGTCACCTACGCCGTGGGCACCTGGATCGGCGGCACCTGA
- a CDS encoding TIGR01777 family oxidoreductase, translated as MRIAVTGASGLIGKVLVRSLQADGHEVVRFVRRPAAAPDEATWDPRRGYVDPAGLVGCGAVLHLAGAGVGDHRWTAAYKKEIRDSRVLGTAAIARALADMAEPPPVLVCGSAVGYYGDTGDRLVDEDAPAGEGFLPSVCVEWEAAAAPAREAGIRTVFARTGLVVAADGGAWGRLFPVFRAGVGGRLGNGRQYWSHISMHDEVAALRHLVTASGLSGPVNLTAPEPRTNREVTAAMGRVLHRPTVCAVPAPVMRVVLGEFAEDVLGSQRVRPTKLLESGFVFRYPEIDESIRAALA; from the coding sequence ATGCGCATCGCGGTCACCGGAGCATCCGGCCTCATCGGCAAGGTCCTCGTACGGTCCCTCCAGGCGGACGGACACGAGGTGGTGCGCTTCGTGCGCCGCCCCGCCGCCGCCCCGGACGAGGCGACCTGGGACCCGCGGCGCGGGTACGTGGACCCCGCCGGGCTGGTCGGCTGCGGCGCCGTCCTCCACCTGGCCGGGGCCGGGGTCGGCGACCACCGCTGGACGGCCGCGTACAAGAAGGAGATCCGCGACAGCCGCGTCCTCGGCACCGCCGCCATCGCCCGGGCCCTGGCGGACATGGCCGAGCCGCCGCCGGTCCTCGTCTGCGGCAGCGCCGTCGGGTATTACGGCGACACCGGCGACCGCCTGGTCGACGAGGACGCGCCGGCGGGGGAGGGCTTCCTGCCCTCCGTCTGCGTCGAGTGGGAGGCGGCCGCCGCACCGGCCCGCGAGGCCGGGATCCGTACCGTCTTCGCCCGCACGGGCCTGGTCGTCGCCGCCGACGGCGGGGCGTGGGGCCGGCTGTTCCCCGTCTTCCGGGCCGGCGTCGGCGGCCGGCTGGGCAACGGCCGCCAGTACTGGTCGCACATCTCGATGCACGACGAGGTCGCCGCCCTGCGCCACCTCGTCACCGCGTCCGGGCTGTCCGGTCCGGTGAACCTGACGGCCCCCGAGCCGCGGACCAACCGCGAGGTCACGGCGGCGATGGGGCGGGTGCTGCACCGCCCGACGGTGTGCGCCGTGCCGGCGCCCGTCATGCGCGTGGTGCTCGGCGAGTTCGCCGAGGACGTGCTGGGAAGCCAGCGGGTGCGTCCCACGAAGCTGCTGGAATCCGGCTTCGTCTTCCGCTACCCGGAGATCGACGAGTCGATCAGGGCCGCACTGGCCTAG
- a CDS encoding NAD(P)/FAD-dependent oxidoreductase: protein MLSSAHHADVVIVGAGVSGLAAAHHLIAAGVTVTVLEAADDPGGRMATESVDGFRLDRTGQLLNTSYTEPSRTPGLEALVLRPFAPGVLIRGADGKQQRAGALTPARALAGGSLDQARLSAALGRLAALPVERLLARPERTAIAALRTRGLPPRTVNGVLRPLLATLLRDPGLTTSSRVADLALRGFARGRLAVPEGGAARLPDLLAAALPPGTVRTGVRVRTVATNLVTTEGHGDFSCRSVVLATGARAAADLLPGLRVPNFHEVTVIHHATAGPLPWDGSLLLDADPRWPLAHTTVMSAVDPTRAPAGRSLVTTTVHGPPPPTRTVASRLARLYETSTRDWDLLAVHHTPEAVPAMPPPHDLRRPVRVVAGLYVCGDHRDSNTVQGALSSARRASTAVLRDFGIPVPAAPERSVPVAA from the coding sequence GTGCTCAGCAGCGCACACCATGCAGACGTCGTCATCGTGGGAGCCGGAGTCTCAGGACTCGCGGCGGCACACCATCTGATCGCAGCGGGGGTCACGGTCACCGTCCTGGAGGCCGCGGACGACCCCGGCGGGCGGATGGCCACCGAGTCGGTCGACGGCTTCCGGCTCGACCGGACCGGCCAGCTCCTCAACACCTCGTACACCGAACCGTCCCGCACCCCGGGCCTGGAGGCGCTCGTCCTGCGCCCCTTCGCGCCCGGGGTCCTCATCCGGGGAGCCGACGGCAAACAGCAGCGCGCCGGGGCCCTCACCCCCGCCCGCGCCCTGGCCGGCGGCTCCCTCGACCAGGCCCGGCTGAGCGCCGCGCTCGGCCGGCTCGCGGCCCTGCCCGTGGAGCGCCTGCTCGCCCGGCCCGAACGCACCGCGATCGCCGCCCTGCGCACCCGCGGACTGCCGCCGCGCACGGTCAACGGGGTACTGCGCCCCCTGCTCGCCACCCTGCTCCGGGACCCCGGACTCACCACCTCCAGCCGGGTCGCCGACCTGGCCCTGCGCGGATTCGCCCGAGGCCGGCTCGCCGTGCCCGAGGGCGGCGCCGCGCGCCTGCCCGACCTGCTCGCCGCCGCCCTGCCACCCGGCACCGTACGGACCGGGGTACGGGTCCGCACGGTGGCGACGAACCTCGTCACCACCGAGGGGCACGGCGACTTCAGTTGCCGTTCCGTCGTGCTCGCCACCGGGGCCCGGGCCGCCGCCGACCTGCTGCCGGGGCTGCGGGTGCCGAACTTCCACGAGGTCACCGTCATCCACCACGCCACCGCCGGCCCGCTGCCGTGGGACGGTTCCCTGCTCCTCGACGCCGACCCGAGGTGGCCGCTCGCCCACACCACCGTGATGAGCGCGGTCGACCCGACGCGGGCCCCCGCCGGACGGAGCCTGGTCACCACCACCGTGCACGGACCGCCGCCGCCCACCCGCACGGTCGCGTCCCGCCTCGCCCGGCTCTACGAGACCTCCACCCGGGACTGGGACCTGCTCGCCGTCCACCACACCCCGGAGGCCGTCCCGGCCATGCCCCCGCCGCACGACCTGCGGCGCCCGGTACGGGTCGTGGCGGGGCTGTACGTGTGCGGCGACCACCGGGACTCCAACACCGTCCAGGGGGCCCTGAGCTCCGCCCGGCGCGCGAGCACGGCCGTGCTGCGCGACTTCGGCATCCCGGTGCCGGCCGCCCCGGAACGATCCGTTCCGGTGGCGGCCTGA
- a CDS encoding regulator — translation MTERPAQRVPNRQLSALIAEAGFSNAGLARRVDQLGLEHGLDLRYDKTSVTRWLRGQQPRGTTPALIAEVFTRRLGRRLSAQDLGLDACAPVYAGLEFAATPEEAVDIASGLWRKDSGSHAELRKIAFTPAGLVVPSRDWLIGRADERVGRGAEPAGSRVPPQGRTAVPRQRQIDRGPGQRVTGGDIAALRSVGDLFRTLDDTYGGGHARQALVRYLEHEAEPMLRGTYGESTGRRLFAAAADLTRLAGWTSYDIAAHGLAQRYFVQALRLAQAAADRPYGSYVLVTMSRQAVYLGHGREAVQLARVAQQGVGSGPPPVVQALLHSAEARGHAVLGEVRASTASLVRAERALGAARPGDDVPHWARFYDEAQLADEFGHCHRDLQQYRASAQHAERSLQLRAPGHARSRLFCKVVLATARLGLGELDQACALGAEAAQQAMEMRSARAVEYVRDFERRLEPYREASAVRTYRDRVAALA, via the coding sequence ATGACGGAACGACCAGCCCAGCGCGTCCCCAACCGGCAGCTCTCGGCCCTGATCGCGGAAGCCGGGTTCTCCAACGCCGGTCTCGCCCGCCGCGTCGACCAGCTCGGCCTGGAGCACGGTCTCGATCTGCGGTACGACAAGACGTCCGTGACCCGGTGGCTGCGCGGCCAACAACCGCGCGGAACGACCCCCGCGCTGATCGCGGAGGTCTTCACCCGACGCCTCGGGCGGCGGCTGTCGGCGCAGGACCTGGGGCTCGACGCGTGCGCGCCCGTCTACGCGGGGTTGGAGTTCGCGGCCACCCCCGAGGAGGCCGTGGACATCGCGAGCGGGCTGTGGCGCAAGGACTCCGGCTCGCACGCCGAGCTGCGGAAGATCGCCTTCACCCCGGCCGGTCTGGTGGTGCCCAGCCGGGACTGGCTGATCGGCCGCGCCGACGAGCGGGTCGGGCGGGGCGCGGAGCCCGCGGGTTCCCGGGTCCCGCCGCAGGGCCGGACCGCGGTGCCGCGCCAGCGGCAGATCGACCGGGGGCCGGGCCAGCGGGTGACGGGCGGGGACATCGCCGCGCTGCGGTCGGTGGGCGACCTGTTCCGGACCCTGGACGACACCTACGGCGGCGGGCACGCCCGGCAGGCGCTGGTGCGGTACCTGGAGCACGAGGCGGAGCCGATGCTCCGGGGCACCTACGGGGAGAGCACCGGGCGCAGGCTGTTCGCGGCCGCCGCCGACCTGACCCGGCTCGCGGGCTGGACCTCGTACGACATCGCCGCGCACGGGCTGGCCCAGCGGTACTTCGTGCAGGCGCTGCGGCTCGCGCAGGCCGCGGCGGACCGGCCGTACGGGTCGTACGTGCTGGTCACGATGAGCCGTCAGGCCGTCTACCTCGGGCACGGGCGGGAGGCGGTGCAGCTCGCCCGGGTCGCCCAACAGGGCGTGGGCTCCGGCCCGCCGCCGGTGGTGCAGGCGTTGCTGCACTCGGCGGAGGCGCGGGGGCACGCGGTGCTGGGCGAGGTGCGGGCCTCGACGGCGTCGCTGGTGCGGGCGGAGCGGGCGCTGGGCGCCGCCCGGCCGGGGGACGACGTGCCGCACTGGGCCCGCTTCTACGACGAGGCGCAGTTGGCGGACGAGTTCGGCCACTGCCACCGGGACCTCCAGCAGTACCGGGCCTCGGCGCAGCACGCTGAGCGCTCGCTCCAGTTGCGGGCGCCCGGCCACGCGCGCTCGCGGCTGTTCTGCAAGGTGGTGCTGGCCACGGCCCGCCTCGGGCTCGGCGAGCTGGACCAGGCGTGCGCGCTGGGCGCGGAGGCGGCGCAGCAGGCGATGGAGATGCGGTCGGCGCGCGCGGTGGAGTACGTACGGGACTTCGAACGGCGGCTGGAGCCGTACCGGGAGGCCTCGGCGGTGCGGACCTACCGGGACCGGGTCGCCGCACTGGCCTGA
- the lipB gene encoding lipoyl(octanoyl) transferase LipB → MTELRFVHLGFGPEFVEYTEAWDEQRRVHAARFADEIEDTCLLLEHRPVYTAGRRTADNERPLDGTPVVDVDRGGKITWHGPGQLVGYPIMKLPRPVDVVAHVRRLEDALIRTAAEFGLETTRIEGRSGVWVLGDPVEDRPSIGGLSLDLDPRMHDDEFDARLNGPEYAPSNAGQRREDRKLAAIGIRVAKGVTMHGFAINVNPDNTWFDRIVPCGIRDAGVTSLSYELGREITIAQVVPVIERHLKDVLEQAELRPREIEPVAG, encoded by the coding sequence GTGACTGAGCTTCGGTTTGTCCATCTGGGCTTCGGGCCGGAATTCGTCGAGTACACCGAGGCCTGGGACGAGCAGCGCCGGGTGCACGCCGCCCGCTTCGCGGACGAGATCGAGGACACCTGCCTGCTGCTGGAGCACCGGCCCGTCTACACGGCCGGCCGGCGCACCGCCGACAACGAGCGGCCGCTGGACGGCACGCCGGTCGTGGACGTGGACCGGGGCGGAAAGATCACCTGGCACGGCCCGGGTCAGCTCGTCGGCTACCCGATCATGAAGCTGCCGCGTCCCGTGGACGTGGTCGCCCACGTCCGCCGGCTGGAGGACGCGCTGATCAGGACCGCCGCCGAGTTCGGGTTGGAGACCACCCGGATCGAGGGACGCAGCGGTGTCTGGGTGCTCGGCGACCCCGTCGAGGACCGGCCGAGCATCGGCGGACTCTCGCTGGACCTCGACCCCCGGATGCACGACGACGAGTTCGACGCCCGACTGAACGGCCCCGAGTACGCCCCGTCCAACGCGGGCCAGCGCCGCGAGGACCGCAAGCTCGCCGCCATCGGCATCCGGGTCGCCAAGGGCGTCACCATGCACGGGTTCGCGATCAACGTGAATCCGGACAACACCTGGTTCGACCGGATCGTCCCCTGCGGCATCCGGGACGCCGGTGTGACCTCGCTCTCGTACGAACTGGGCCGGGAGATCACCATCGCCCAGGTCGTGCCCGTGATCGAGCGGCACCTCAAGGACGTCCTGGAGCAGGCGGAGCTCCGGCCGCGGGAGATCGAGCCCGTCGCCGGCTGA
- the lipA gene encoding lipoyl synthase — protein MSAVAPDGRKMLRLEVRNAQTPIERKPEWIKTRAKMGPEYTKMQALVKGEGLHTVCQEAGCPNIYECWEDREATFLIGGDQCTRRCDFCQIDTGKPEALDRDEPRRVGESVVTMDLNYATITGVARDDLPDGGAWLYAETVRQIHQQTAGRETGHTKVELLAPDFNAVPELLEEVFASRPEVFAHNVETVPRIFKRIRPGFRYERSLDVITKARAYGLITKSNLILGMGEEREEVTQALKDLHEAGCELITITQYLRPSPRHHPVERWVKPAEFVELAKEAEEIGFSGVMSGPLVRSSYRAGRLYQQAMEKRATV, from the coding sequence GTGTCCGCAGTCGCACCCGACGGACGCAAGATGCTGCGCCTCGAAGTCCGCAACGCCCAGACCCCCATCGAGCGCAAGCCCGAGTGGATCAAGACCCGGGCGAAGATGGGCCCCGAGTACACCAAGATGCAGGCCCTGGTGAAGGGCGAAGGACTGCACACGGTGTGCCAGGAAGCCGGCTGTCCGAACATCTACGAATGCTGGGAAGACCGCGAGGCCACCTTCCTCATCGGTGGCGACCAGTGCACCCGGCGCTGTGACTTCTGCCAGATCGACACGGGCAAGCCCGAGGCCCTCGACCGGGACGAGCCGCGTCGTGTCGGCGAGTCCGTGGTCACCATGGACCTGAACTACGCGACGATCACCGGCGTGGCCCGCGACGACCTGCCCGACGGCGGTGCCTGGCTGTACGCGGAGACCGTCCGCCAGATCCACCAGCAGACGGCGGGCCGTGAGACCGGCCACACCAAGGTCGAGCTGCTGGCCCCCGACTTCAACGCGGTGCCGGAACTCCTGGAGGAGGTCTTCGCCTCCCGCCCCGAGGTCTTCGCGCACAACGTCGAGACGGTCCCCCGGATCTTCAAGCGGATCCGCCCCGGCTTCCGCTACGAGCGCTCCCTCGACGTGATCACCAAGGCGCGCGCCTACGGCCTGATCACGAAGTCGAACCTGATCCTCGGCATGGGCGAGGAGCGCGAGGAGGTCACGCAGGCCCTCAAGGACCTGCACGAGGCCGGCTGCGAGCTCATCACCATCACCCAGTACCTGCGTCCCTCGCCGCGGCACCACCCCGTCGAGCGGTGGGTCAAGCCGGCCGAGTTCGTCGAGCTGGCGAAGGAGGCCGAGGAGATCGGCTTCTCCGGTGTGATGTCCGGTCCGCTGGTGCGCTCTTCGTACCGCGCCGGGCGCCTCTACCAGCAGGCGATGGAGAAGCGCGCCACCGTCTGA
- a CDS encoding SCO2195 family GlnR-regulated protein, with translation MQAAPVRAIAIPSFTDAFRGIESLLMSGARRNAWSAVLEDRRRAKDRVETEHVLEAAATRRPQAT, from the coding sequence ATGCAGGCCGCGCCCGTACGCGCCATCGCCATCCCGTCCTTCACAGACGCCTTCCGGGGCATCGAGTCGCTGCTCATGAGCGGCGCCCGCCGCAACGCCTGGAGCGCGGTCCTGGAGGACCGCCGCAGGGCCAAGGATCGGGTCGAAACCGAGCACGTACTCGAGGCCGCGGCGACCCGCCGTCCGCAGGCCACGTAA
- a CDS encoding DUF4191 domain-containing protein: MARKSNAETAANPGRLKQIALTYKMTRKADPKVGLIVAGVGIVTFGVFLAIGFLIGHPVYLGILGFLVAFLAMAIVFGRRAERAAFGQMEGQPGAAAAVLDNVGRGWTTTPAVAMNRNQDIVHRAVGKAGVVLIAEGNPNRVKVLLAAEKKKLARIMPDVPVHDFIVGTGEGEVPLKKVRTTLLKLPRVLAGPQITQVNDKLRAMGDLMSNMPVPKGPMPKGTRMPRGGKMR, translated from the coding sequence ATGGCGAGGAAGTCAAACGCAGAGACTGCTGCGAACCCCGGGCGACTGAAGCAGATCGCCCTGACGTACAAGATGACGCGCAAGGCCGACCCGAAGGTCGGTCTGATCGTCGCGGGCGTGGGAATCGTCACCTTCGGTGTCTTTCTTGCGATCGGCTTCCTGATCGGGCACCCGGTCTACCTGGGCATCCTGGGTTTCCTGGTGGCGTTCCTCGCGATGGCGATCGTCTTCGGGCGACGGGCCGAGCGGGCTGCCTTCGGGCAGATGGAGGGACAGCCGGGCGCGGCCGCGGCCGTACTGGACAACGTGGGACGGGGTTGGACCACCACCCCGGCCGTCGCGATGAACCGGAACCAGGACATCGTCCACCGGGCCGTCGGCAAGGCGGGCGTCGTCCTGATCGCGGAGGGCAACCCGAACCGGGTCAAGGTCCTGCTCGCGGCCGAGAAGAAGAAGCTGGCCCGGATCATGCCCGACGTCCCGGTGCACGACTTCATCGTCGGCACGGGCGAGGGCGAGGTCCCGCTCAAGAAGGTGCGTACGACGCTGCTCAAGCTGCCGCGCGTGCTGGCCGGCCCGCAGATCACGCAGGTGAACGACAAGCTCCGGGCCATGGGCGACCTCATGAGCAACATGCCGGTCCCCAAGGGCCCCATGCCGAAGGGCACGCGCATGCCGCGCGGCGGCAAGATGCGCTGA
- a CDS encoding RDD family protein, which produces MDNRQAIGSWLSGPRAAAEEMGVDFGHPGERLGLPRSGPGSVARFGRRLGAVVIDWVGCQLIAYALITGGDLDASSPWTLALFLSLTFLTVGTVGFTPGKRILGLRVIALDGSRLGLGRVALRTLLLALFVPALISDRDGRGLHDRLAGAVQVRI; this is translated from the coding sequence GTGGACAACAGGCAAGCAATCGGATCCTGGCTTTCCGGCCCCCGCGCGGCCGCCGAGGAGATGGGCGTCGACTTCGGCCATCCGGGCGAGCGCCTGGGCCTTCCCCGTTCGGGGCCCGGCTCGGTGGCCCGTTTCGGGCGTCGACTCGGCGCCGTCGTCATCGACTGGGTCGGTTGTCAGCTGATCGCCTACGCCCTGATCACGGGCGGTGACCTGGACGCTTCCAGTCCGTGGACGCTGGCGCTCTTCCTGAGCCTCACGTTCCTGACGGTGGGCACCGTGGGCTTCACCCCCGGCAAGCGGATCCTGGGACTCCGGGTCATCGCGCTGGACGGCTCGCGCCTGGGCCTCGGCCGGGTGGCGCTGCGCACCCTGCTGCTGGCCCTCTTCGTCCCCGCCCTGATCTCGGACCGGGACGGCCGGGGCCTGCACGACCGGCTCGCCGGCGCCGTCCAGGTCCGCATCTGA